The Clarias gariepinus isolate MV-2021 ecotype Netherlands chromosome 7, CGAR_prim_01v2, whole genome shotgun sequence genome includes a window with the following:
- the syt9a gene encoding synaptotagmin-9, translating to MPVDREAEICQKALELLSDLCSKGEVQNENCLDFIYYFRDLARPRYSESDVSVSLLSLVVTACGLALFGVSLFVSWKLCWIPWRERALSPGTKDGPTEHPLPPPPPLQPQPIYTEVDATLDRRNQPRGSVVKETTVPPTPVSPPAPGSPPPVPVPETALKISHTSPDIAMEAESKAGEDSIYGSGRMQRQITDPSSTCVRPSSIRRHMNQSNPDFMVAQFQRQDSLTGMSLGRLKPELYKQRSLDSEENRSGRGGTCGRLHFILKYDCDLEQLIVKIHRAQDLPAKDFSGTSDPYVKIYLLPDRKTKHQTKVHRKTLNPVFDEVFLFPVAYAELPTRKLHFTVYDFDRFSRHDIIGQVVVDNFLDLVDFPRETKLCRDIQYVSSDNVDLGDLMFSLCYLPTAGRLTITVIKARNLKAMDITGASDPYVKVSLMCEGRRLKKRKTSTKRNTLNPVYNEAIVFDVPPENIDQISLLIAVMDYDRVGHNEVIGVCRVGNDGESLGRDHWNEMLTYPRKPIARWHPLMEYQGSGGGSQTGSCNSLKTPPSP from the exons ATGCCCGTGGACAGGGAGGCCGAGATTTGCCAGAAAGCGCTGGAGCTCCTCTCGGATCTCTGCTCTAAAGGGGAGGTGCAGAACGAGAACTGCTTGGATTTCATTTACTATTTCCGGGACCTGGCTAGACCGAGGTACTCTGAATCAG ATGTCTCGGTGAGCCTGCTGTCTTTGGTGGTGACGGCCTGTGGACTGGCCTTGTTCGGAGTCTCGCTCTTTGTCTCCTGGAAACTATGCTGGATCCCATGGCGCGAGCGAGCACTCTCTCCTGGAACCAAAGATGGCCCAACAGAGCACCCTCTTCCACCTCCTCCACCACTTCAACCGCAGCCTATTTACACGGAAGTGGACGCTACTCTCGACCGCCGGAACCAACCTCGAGGCTCGGTGGTTAAGGAGACGACTGTGCCTCCAACGCCAGTCTCGCCGCCGGCGCCCGGGTCACCTCCACCCGTTCCGGTGCCGGAGACAGCTCTGAAAATCAGCCACACGTCACCTGATATTGCCATGGAAGCAGAGTCCAAGgctggggaggacagcatctatgGCAGCGGTCGTATGCAGAGGCAGATCACGGATCCGTCATCGACTTGTGTTCG GCCAAGCTCCATTCGGCGCCACATGAACCAGTCCAACCCTGACTTCATGGTAGCCCAGTTCCAGAGGCAAGACTCGCTAACAGGGATGAGCCTTGGCCGACTCAAACCAGAGCTGTACAAGCAGCGCTCATTAGACAGCGAAGAAAACCGCAGTGGTCGAGGGGGAACCTGCGGCCGTCTCCATTTCATCCTGAAATACGACTGTGATCTGGAGCAGCTCATAGTCAAGATCCACCGCGCCCAAGACCTTCCTGCCAAGGACTTTTCCGGGACCTCGGATCCCTACGTTAAGATCTACCTTCTTCCTGACCGCAAGACCAAGCACCAGACCAAGGTGCATCGGAAGACTCTGAACCCCGTTTTTGATGAGGTCTTCCTCTTCCCTGTGGCATACGCTGAACTTCCTACACGAAAGCTCCACTTCACGGTTTATGATTTTGACCGTTTTTCGCGGCATGACATCATCGGACAGGTGGTAGTGGACAACTTCCTGGATCTGGTGGATTTTCCACGGGAGACCAAGTTGTGCAGGGACATTCAGTACGTCTCCTCG GACAACGTGGATCTGGGTGATCTGATGTTCTCGCTCTGTTACCTGCCCACTGCTGGCCGACTGACCATCACGGTGATAAAGGCGCGCAACCTCAAAGCCATGGACATCACCGGAGCCTCAG accCCTATGTGAAAGTCTCTCTGATGTGCGAGGGGCGGAGATTAAAAAAGAGGAAGACCTCGACTAAGAGGAACACCCTGAACCCGGTGTATAACGAGGCTATAGTATTCGACGTCCCACCAGAGAACATTGATCAGATTAGCCTCTTGATAGCTGTGATGGATTACGACCG TGTAGGTCACAACGAGGTTATAGGTGTGTGTCGGGTGGGTAACGATGGTGAGAGCCTGGGCAGGGACCACTGGAACGAAATGCTGACGTACCCTCGTAAACCCATCGCCCGCTGGCACCCTCTAATGGAG taCCAGGGCTCCGGTGGAGGAAGTCAGACAGGCTCGTGTAACTCTCTTAAGACTCCTCCGTCCCCGTAA